A portion of the Myxococcus stipitatus genome contains these proteins:
- a CDS encoding DUF1592 domain-containing protein, which translates to MTSRIPHRGTRGWFAAAGCILLLCACKGDSPPEARVRPEVPEPPAEACQATSGDPGTVTLHRLNRAEYDATVRDLLGDTSHPARDFPTDDHGYGFDNIADVLSLSPLLMEKYAAAAEKLVEEAWVRPGATPRVCELDPTAPEPCAREILSRFARRAWRRPVTEEEVDRLLRFLPLAKQHGDPPEAGVKLALRSVLLSPHFLFRVEKDPDPSSTEPHRLTAFELASRLSYFLWSSMPDEALLQAAEQGQLGTHQELEAQVRRMLADPKAQALVANFAGQWLFTRALDSAEPDRTLYGAFNEPLRQAMRRETELVFQEFITGDHKLRDLLDAPFTYVNDPLAAHYGLPPPGTGDAFQRVDLTAHPERRGVLGHGSLLTVTSNPDRTSPVQRGVWVLEQLLCSAPPPPPPNVENLPPAVSPDMTMKERMALHRTLPQCQGCHLLMDPLGLAMENYDPIGRWRTKEVSGAPVDATGDLPDGTVLAGAEQMRRFVKDDPKLPACLTEHLLTYALGRGLSEDEQCAVREIAATAEASGGRLGDYILAIVLNDFFTSRRGGKEAQTP; encoded by the coding sequence GTGACCTCCAGGATTCCGCATCGAGGCACCCGCGGATGGTTCGCGGCGGCCGGCTGCATACTCCTCCTCTGCGCGTGCAAGGGAGACTCCCCTCCCGAGGCCCGCGTCCGGCCCGAGGTCCCCGAGCCCCCGGCCGAGGCCTGTCAGGCCACCTCCGGTGACCCGGGCACCGTCACTCTCCACCGCCTCAACCGCGCGGAGTACGACGCCACCGTCCGCGACCTGCTGGGAGACACCAGCCACCCCGCGCGCGACTTCCCCACGGACGACCACGGCTACGGCTTCGACAACATCGCCGACGTGCTCAGCCTCTCGCCCCTGCTGATGGAGAAGTACGCCGCCGCGGCGGAGAAGCTGGTGGAGGAAGCCTGGGTCCGCCCCGGCGCAACGCCGCGCGTCTGCGAGCTCGACCCGACGGCCCCGGAGCCGTGCGCCCGGGAGATACTCTCCCGCTTCGCGCGCCGGGCCTGGCGCCGCCCCGTCACGGAGGAGGAGGTGGACCGCCTCCTGCGCTTCCTCCCGCTGGCGAAACAGCACGGAGACCCGCCCGAGGCCGGCGTGAAGCTCGCCCTGCGCTCGGTGCTGCTGTCGCCGCACTTCCTCTTCCGCGTGGAGAAGGACCCCGACCCCTCCTCCACCGAACCCCACCGGCTCACCGCCTTCGAGCTGGCCTCGCGCCTCTCGTACTTCCTGTGGAGCAGCATGCCGGACGAGGCCCTCCTCCAGGCCGCCGAGCAGGGTCAGCTCGGCACGCACCAGGAGCTGGAGGCCCAGGTGCGCCGCATGCTCGCGGACCCCAAGGCCCAGGCCCTGGTGGCCAACTTCGCCGGACAGTGGCTCTTCACCCGCGCGCTCGACTCCGCCGAGCCCGACCGCACCTTGTACGGCGCCTTCAACGAACCCCTGCGCCAGGCCATGCGCCGGGAGACGGAGCTCGTCTTCCAGGAGTTCATCACCGGCGACCACAAGCTCCGGGACCTGCTCGACGCGCCCTTCACCTACGTGAACGACCCGCTCGCCGCGCACTACGGACTGCCACCTCCGGGCACGGGCGACGCCTTCCAGCGCGTGGACCTCACCGCGCACCCGGAGCGCCGGGGCGTGCTCGGCCACGGTTCGCTGCTCACCGTCACGTCCAACCCGGACCGCACCTCGCCGGTGCAGCGAGGCGTCTGGGTGCTGGAGCAGCTGCTGTGCTCCGCCCCGCCGCCCCCGCCTCCCAACGTGGAGAACCTGCCCCCCGCGGTGAGCCCCGACATGACGATGAAGGAGCGCATGGCGCTGCACCGCACGCTGCCTCAGTGCCAGGGCTGTCACCTGCTCATGGATCCGCTGGGCCTGGCGATGGAGAACTACGACCCCATCGGCCGCTGGCGCACCAAGGAGGTGAGCGGCGCGCCCGTGGACGCCACCGGAGACCTGCCCGACGGCACGGTGCTCGCGGGCGCCGAGCAGATGCGGCGCTTCGTCAAGGACGACCCGAAGCTGCCCGCCTGCCTCACCGAGCACCTGCTCACGTACGCGCTCGGCCGCGGCCTGTCCGAGGACGAGCAGTGCGCGGTGCGCGAAATCGCCGCCACGGCGGAGGCCAGCGGGGGGCGGCTCGGCGACTACATCCTCGCCATCGTCCTCAACGACTTCTTCACCTCGCGGCGCGGTGGCAAGGAGGCCCAGACACCATGA
- a CDS encoding DUF1552 domain-containing protein, with protein MKFKHPISRRTLLRGAGAAMALPLLERMLPAAARAAEAASSARRLAVFYVPNGIHMPKFLPTGTGTEWELTPTLQSLAPVKQDVLVISGLANDPGKPDGDGHHAAGTAAFLTCTKAFKTEGANFHAGISMDQVIANYLARASPTRLASLELGNDAGRGIGNCDSGYACPYANNISWAGPRSPMAKETRPRAVFDRLFSSGGAISQAEAARRRAYGQSILDFVREDAQVLQRQLGVTDQRKLEEYFTGVRDLEKQVEGLDTAGPACGTAPPPGEDEDPRARTKAMMDLIVLAFQCDLTRVATFMLANARSNKVYGFLGLSGGHHAYSHHQQVQANFDALARIDRWEVEQYAYLVRRLKETLEGSGTPLLDNAMVYFSSEVEDGNAHIHKNLPILLSGRCGGAVATGRHLRLPGVPLANLYVSMFRAMGIPGVNSFGTDSTGELPGFGG; from the coding sequence ATGAAGTTCAAGCACCCCATCTCCCGAAGGACCCTGCTGCGCGGCGCGGGAGCGGCGATGGCGCTGCCCCTGCTGGAGCGGATGCTGCCCGCCGCCGCCCGCGCCGCGGAGGCCGCGTCCTCCGCGCGGAGGCTGGCCGTCTTCTACGTGCCCAATGGCATCCACATGCCGAAGTTCCTGCCCACCGGCACGGGGACCGAATGGGAGCTGACGCCCACGCTCCAGTCGCTGGCGCCCGTGAAGCAGGACGTGCTCGTCATCAGCGGGCTCGCCAACGACCCGGGCAAGCCGGATGGAGACGGACACCACGCCGCGGGCACCGCCGCCTTCCTCACGTGCACGAAGGCCTTCAAGACCGAGGGCGCCAACTTCCACGCGGGCATCTCCATGGACCAGGTCATCGCCAACTACCTGGCCCGCGCCAGCCCCACGCGCCTCGCCTCGCTGGAGCTGGGCAACGACGCGGGACGGGGCATCGGCAACTGCGACTCCGGCTATGCCTGCCCCTATGCCAACAACATCTCCTGGGCGGGCCCCCGCTCGCCCATGGCCAAGGAGACCCGCCCCCGCGCCGTGTTCGACCGGCTCTTCTCCAGCGGCGGAGCCATCAGCCAGGCGGAGGCCGCGCGCCGCCGCGCCTACGGCCAGAGCATCCTCGACTTCGTGCGCGAGGACGCCCAGGTCCTCCAGCGACAGCTGGGCGTCACGGACCAGCGCAAGCTGGAGGAGTACTTCACCGGCGTGCGCGACCTGGAGAAGCAGGTGGAGGGGCTCGACACCGCGGGCCCCGCGTGTGGCACCGCGCCGCCGCCCGGCGAAGACGAGGACCCTCGCGCGCGGACGAAGGCGATGATGGACCTCATCGTCCTCGCCTTCCAATGCGACCTCACCCGCGTCGCGACGTTCATGCTCGCCAACGCCCGCAGCAACAAGGTCTACGGCTTCCTCGGGCTGAGCGGCGGGCACCACGCGTACTCCCACCACCAGCAGGTCCAGGCCAACTTCGACGCCCTGGCCCGCATCGACCGCTGGGAGGTCGAGCAATACGCCTATCTCGTGCGGCGCCTGAAGGAGACGCTGGAGGGCTCCGGCACGCCGCTGCTCGACAACGCGATGGTCTACTTCTCCTCCGAGGTCGAGGACGGCAACGCGCACATCCACAAGAACCTGCCCATCCTGCTCTCCGGCCGTTGCGGGGGCGCCGTCGCCACCGGACGGCACCTGAGGTTGCCCGGCGTGCCGCTCGCCAACCTCTACGTCTCCATGTTCCGGGCGATGGGTATTCCCGGCGTCAACAGCTTTGGCACGGACAGCACGGGTGAGCTCCCCGGCTTCGGGGGGTAG
- a CDS encoding CAP domain-containing protein, with the protein MRLSRIARHPLPLVLSALLFGCVPARKTSARRTAAPQQRTAHASATREKPQARAAQQESRPAQSAGHDFAGDMVEAHNEARAKARPTPRPALPALAWSTEAARKAASWAKECRFEHNPQRGDFGENLAAATPDTWTTAQVVKSWADESVDYDFARNTCKKGKVCGHYTQLVWRATTAVGCATVTCKKNSPFGDDFPTWQFWVCNYTPPGNFVGQRPY; encoded by the coding sequence ATGCGTCTGTCCCGCATCGCGCGCCACCCGCTCCCGCTGGTCCTCTCCGCCCTCCTGTTCGGCTGCGTCCCCGCGAGGAAGACCAGCGCGCGCAGGACGGCGGCGCCGCAGCAGCGGACCGCGCACGCCAGCGCGACGCGGGAGAAGCCACAGGCCCGGGCGGCGCAGCAGGAGTCGCGCCCCGCGCAATCCGCCGGCCACGACTTCGCGGGCGACATGGTGGAGGCGCACAACGAGGCCCGCGCCAAGGCCCGGCCCACGCCCAGGCCCGCGCTGCCAGCGCTCGCCTGGTCCACCGAGGCCGCGCGCAAGGCCGCCTCGTGGGCGAAGGAGTGCCGGTTCGAGCACAACCCCCAGCGCGGTGACTTCGGTGAGAACCTGGCCGCGGCCACGCCGGACACGTGGACCACCGCGCAGGTGGTGAAGAGCTGGGCGGACGAGTCCGTCGACTACGACTTCGCGCGCAACACCTGCAAGAAGGGCAAGGTGTGCGGCCACTACACCCAGCTGGTGTGGCGCGCCACGACCGCCGTCGGCTGCGCCACCGTGACGTGCAAGAAGAACTCGCCCTTCGGCGACGACTTCCCCACGTGGCAGTTCTGGGTCTGCAACTACACGCCTCCCGGAAATTTCGTCGGACAACGGCCGTACTGA
- a CDS encoding CAP domain-containing protein: protein MPRSPIRHLFALGLLVPWLAVGCGSDDENEPPDTSDAGTSDSGTPDSGAPDSGSPDSGTSLSQFAQDMLTGHNATRASAKPTPSPALEPLTWDTAAEGVARAYAAKCRFEHNGERGNLGENLYAATPGATTTLGVVKGWSDELADYDYASNSCATGKMCGHYTQIVWRNTKRVGCATQTCTENSPFGSRFPTWQLWVCNYAPPGNYVGQKPY from the coding sequence ATGCCCCGCTCTCCCATCCGACACCTGTTCGCGCTCGGTCTGCTCGTCCCCTGGCTCGCCGTCGGCTGCGGCTCCGACGACGAGAACGAACCGCCGGACACGTCCGACGCAGGCACCTCCGATTCGGGGACTCCGGACTCCGGCGCGCCCGATTCGGGGAGCCCGGACTCCGGCACCTCGCTGTCCCAGTTCGCCCAGGACATGCTCACGGGGCACAACGCCACGCGCGCCAGCGCGAAGCCCACGCCCAGCCCCGCGCTGGAGCCGCTCACCTGGGACACCGCCGCGGAGGGGGTGGCCCGGGCCTACGCCGCGAAGTGCAGGTTCGAGCACAACGGCGAGCGCGGCAACCTGGGCGAGAACCTCTACGCGGCGACGCCGGGCGCGACGACCACCCTCGGCGTGGTGAAGGGCTGGAGCGACGAGCTGGCGGACTACGACTACGCCAGCAACTCGTGCGCGACCGGCAAGATGTGCGGCCACTACACGCAAATCGTGTGGCGCAACACGAAGCGCGTGGGCTGCGCGACGCAGACGTGCACCGAGAACTCGCCCTTCGGTTCGCGCTTCCCCACCTGGCAGCTGTGGGTCTGCAACTACGCGCCGCCGGGCAACTACGTGGGCCAGAAGCCCTACTAG
- a CDS encoding alpha/beta hydrolase, with amino-acid sequence MSRLGGCVVLGLGLLLVGRTGRAADADAVVAPPFVGTWLRPDGGLVRVGQDASGPFLMDFASRGRWSLEARGDGIWALEGSRPAAARWSPSREGTQGLVLTGVGAAPLELTRHPLRTEDVTFQQGALSLAGTLWLPAGGPPRHAVVLLHEATLGAREALEPYPAFLAHQGLAVLAFDARGAGRSSGAGQPWEAGVRERADDALAAVRLLRGRLAPGGTVGLMGFGLGAWVAVNAAARAPDDVGFLVLMGGGGGPVWKQEQHRMRNEGRRRGLTGPELVDLGEFLEWLHDARLYAPEGEARALKALSFQLQRAKRKRWYAVTALPPFKGLPVERFLEVHRRVWNNVLSYDSARDLGRVRGPVLALLGERDEVTPAHQVARALDRGLRLRPDAPGRALVKVIAGADHYLVESSAAPTGVETVSADALDTLSAWLRALER; translated from the coding sequence GTGTCGAGGCTCGGTGGGTGCGTCGTCCTGGGGTTGGGGCTGTTGCTGGTGGGGCGCACGGGCCGCGCGGCGGACGCGGACGCGGTCGTGGCGCCGCCCTTCGTCGGGACCTGGCTGCGACCGGATGGAGGGCTGGTGCGCGTGGGGCAGGACGCGTCCGGTCCCTTCCTCATGGACTTCGCCTCGCGCGGGCGCTGGAGCCTGGAGGCGCGCGGGGACGGGATATGGGCGCTGGAGGGAAGCCGCCCCGCGGCCGCGCGATGGAGTCCGTCGCGGGAGGGCACCCAGGGGCTGGTGCTCACGGGGGTGGGGGCCGCGCCGCTCGAGCTGACGCGCCACCCGCTGCGCACCGAGGACGTCACCTTCCAGCAGGGCGCGCTCTCCCTCGCCGGCACGCTGTGGCTGCCGGCCGGCGGGCCGCCTCGCCACGCGGTGGTGCTGCTGCACGAGGCGACGCTGGGCGCGCGCGAGGCGCTGGAGCCCTATCCGGCCTTCCTCGCCCACCAGGGGCTGGCGGTGCTCGCGTTCGACGCCCGTGGCGCCGGACGCTCCTCGGGGGCTGGGCAGCCCTGGGAGGCGGGCGTGCGCGAGCGGGCGGACGACGCGCTCGCGGCGGTAAGGCTCCTGCGCGGGCGGCTGGCGCCCGGGGGCACCGTGGGGCTGATGGGCTTCGGCCTGGGCGCGTGGGTGGCGGTGAACGCGGCGGCGCGCGCGCCGGACGACGTGGGCTTCCTGGTGTTGATGGGCGGCGGTGGCGGGCCGGTGTGGAAGCAGGAGCAGCACCGCATGCGCAACGAGGGCCGGCGCCGGGGCCTCACCGGACCGGAGCTGGTGGACCTGGGGGAGTTCCTCGAGTGGCTCCACGACGCGCGCCTCTACGCGCCGGAGGGCGAGGCGCGCGCGCTGAAGGCCCTGTCGTTCCAGCTCCAGCGCGCCAAGCGCAAGCGCTGGTACGCGGTGACGGCGCTGCCCCCGTTCAAGGGGCTGCCCGTGGAGCGCTTCCTGGAGGTCCACCGGCGGGTGTGGAACAACGTGCTGTCCTATGACTCCGCGCGCGACCTGGGACGGGTGCGCGGGCCGGTGCTCGCGCTGCTGGGCGAGCGCGACGAGGTGACCCCGGCGCACCAGGTCGCGCGGGCGCTGGACCGGGGCCTGCGGCTTCGCCCCGACGCGCCAGGGCGGGCGCTGGTGAAGGTGATTGCCGGCGCGGACCACTACCTCGTGGAGTCGTCCGCGGCGCCCACCGGCGTGGAGACGGTGTCGGCGGACGCGCTCGACACCCTCTCCGCGTGGCTGCGCGCGCTGGAGCGCTAG
- a CDS encoding dienelactone hydrolase family protein, whose amino-acid sequence MHRHLLLVGLLLLVGGCTRGKPREVSRGPSVTGAVSEEEFKALHTFNPEAPPPARGQEVDVAGTKAYLSLPEGAKAPLPAVLVIHEWWGLNAHLRHWADRLAANGYAALAVDLYGGKVATTSEEALALVKAVDPERATQVLKAAHAFLQEDARVKAPRTASLGWCFGGGWSLRAGMALPELDAVVLYYGDPETDPEALASIRAPVLAIFGTRDASIPPEKVRELRQALDDAGVRQRIVELDAEHAFANPSGQRYDAGAAAMAWAETSMFLEHHLRR is encoded by the coding sequence ATGCACCGTCACCTGCTGCTCGTGGGGCTGTTGTTGCTCGTGGGAGGTTGCACCCGGGGGAAGCCCCGCGAGGTGTCCCGGGGCCCGTCCGTGACGGGCGCCGTCTCCGAGGAGGAGTTCAAGGCGCTGCATACCTTCAATCCGGAGGCCCCGCCGCCCGCCCGGGGGCAGGAGGTGGACGTCGCCGGGACGAAGGCCTACTTGAGCCTGCCGGAGGGCGCGAAGGCGCCGCTGCCCGCGGTCCTCGTCATCCACGAGTGGTGGGGCCTCAACGCGCACCTCCGCCACTGGGCGGACCGGCTGGCGGCCAATGGCTACGCGGCGCTGGCGGTGGACCTGTATGGCGGCAAGGTGGCCACCACGTCGGAGGAGGCGCTCGCGCTGGTGAAGGCGGTGGACCCGGAGCGCGCCACCCAGGTGTTGAAGGCCGCGCACGCCTTCCTCCAGGAGGACGCGCGCGTGAAGGCGCCGCGCACGGCGAGCCTGGGGTGGTGCTTCGGGGGCGGCTGGTCGCTGCGCGCGGGCATGGCGCTTCCGGAGCTGGACGCGGTCGTCCTCTATTACGGCGACCCGGAGACGGACCCGGAGGCGCTCGCGTCCATCCGCGCGCCGGTGCTCGCCATCTTCGGCACGCGCGACGCGTCGATTCCGCCGGAGAAGGTGCGCGAGCTGCGCCAGGCGCTCGACGACGCGGGCGTGCGCCAGCGCATCGTCGAGCTGGACGCGGAGCACGCCTTCGCCAACCCCTCCGGCCAGCGCTACGACGCGGGCGCGGCGGCCATGGCCTGGGCGGAGACGTCGATGTTCCTGGAGCACCACCTGCGGCGCTGA